In a genomic window of Cryptococcus depauperatus CBS 7841 chromosome 8, complete sequence:
- a CDS encoding cytochrome c peroxidase, mitochondrial, translating into MSLRASVLRNAPRRAANFRYQTQVIRRRFATEGGPEISKPPPPRSSSVPIWLGAVGLAALGAAYYFYGTSGSPSDSAKQADTVVRGVVATVEGKVGLRRGKDEYQKVYDRIADTLEKEGYDDGSLAPVLLRLAWHSSGTFNVEDGTGGSNFATMRFKPEAEHGANNGLNVAREHMEKIKKEFPWISYGDLWTLGGVAAIQESGGPKIPWRPGRIDGFEKDSTPDGRLPDASQAQDHLRFIFHRMGFNDQEIVALSGAHAMGRCHTDRSGFDGPWTFSPVTFSNQYFSLLKDEPWQWKKWNGPAQYEDKKTKSLMMLPTDMALVKDKSFKKYVDIYAKDEEKFFSDFSKAFAKLIELGVPQAQWAGEPWIMGSD; encoded by the exons ATGTCTCTCAGAGCTTCTGTGCTTCGAAACGCTCCCCGTCGGGCAGCAAACTTTCGCTATCAAACTCAAGTTATCAGGCGCCGCTTTGCTACTGAGGGAGGCCCAGAGATT TCCAAGCCTCCTCCCCCTAGGTCATCATCTGTTCCTATCTGGCTTGGTGCTGTTGGTCTTGCAGCTCTTGGAGCCGCCTACTACTTTTATGGTACCTCTGGCAGCCCATCTGATTCCGCCAAACAAGCCGACACCGTTGTTCGAGGAGTTGTAGCCACTGTTGAAGGGAAAGTTGGCTTGAGAAGGGGCAAGGACGAATACCAAAAGGTGTACGACCGCATCGCAGACACCCTTGAGAAGGAAGGTTATGATG ATGGCTCTCTTGCTCCTGTACTTCTCCGACTTGCTTGGCACAGCTCTGGTACTTTTAACGTGGAGGACGGTACTGGTGGCTCCAACTTTGCTACCATGCGATTCAAGCCCGAGGCAGAGCATGGTGCCAACAATGGCCTT AATGTGGCTCGAGAACACatggaaaagatcaagaaagagttCCCTTGGATTTCGTATGGTGATCTTTGGACCCTTGGTGGAGTTGCTGCTATCCAGGAATCTGGCGGGCCAAAAATCCCCTGGAGACCAGGCAGAATTGAtggctttgaaaaggaCTCTACTCCTGATGGAAGACTGCCTGATGCCAGCCAAGCCCAAGATCATTTGAGGTTTATCTTTCATAGAATGGGCTTCAACGACCAGGAGATAGTCGCTCTTAGCGGCGCCCACGCCATGGGCCGATGCCACACTG ATCGATCTGGGTTTGACGGTCCTTGGACATTCTCTCCGGTGACCTTTTCAAACCAATACTTTTCCCTACTAAAAGATGAGCCTTGGCAATGGAAAAAATG GAACGGTCCAGCCCAATatgaagacaaaaagacCAAATCCCTCATGATGCTTCCCACCGATATGGCTCTCGTGAAGGACAAATCGTTCAAAAAGTATGTCGACATTTACGCTaaggatgaggaaaagtTCTTTAGCGA CTTCTCAAAAGCGTTCGCCAAGCTTATCGAGTTGGGCGTCCCACAAGCACAATGGGCGGGAGAGCCTTGGATCATGGGAAGTGATTAG
- a CDS encoding aconitate hydratase, mitochondrial yields the protein MASSRYLVRGGAFLSRQPIAKRSMATLSSSIGDKKVEMSNLEKGKYINYQRIENNLQVVRSRLNRPLTLAEKIVYGHLDNPHEQDIERGVSYLKLRPDRVACQDATAQMAILQFMSAGLPQTAVPTSVHCDHLIQAQVGGVKDLARAIEINKEVYDFLATACAKYGIGFWKPGSGIIHQIILENYAVPGLMMIGTDSHTPNAGGLGMVACGVGGADAVDVMANIPWELKAPKVIGVYLDGKMSGWTTPKDVILKVAGILTVKGGTGAIIEYHGPGVESLSCTGMATICNMGAEIGATTSVFPFNHRMGSYLKATNRPQIAQYAEEFNHNLQPDEGCEYDQRIEINLNELEPHINGPFTPDLATPISKFATEVKKHSWPSELKVGLIGSCTNSSYEDMSRSAHIAREAAAHGLKAKSQFTITPGSEQVRATIARDGMVKDFEEVGGIVLANACGPCIGQWDRRDVKKGEANSIITSYNRNFTGRNDANPATHAFVASPDLVTAMIFAGDLTFNPMTDSLKGADGKEFKFSDPSGYELPAKGYDPGENTFQEPPVDGATVSVAVAPDSDRLQLLKPFKAWDGKDIIEAPVLIKAKGKCTTDHISAGGPWLKYRGHLENISQNCLIGAINADNGKANEVLNQETGEYGAVPTVAAYYRDHDIPWVVIGDENYGEGSSREHAALEPRFLGGRAVICRSFARIHETNLKKQGMLPLWFKDPKDYDKISGNDKISILDLQNFKPGRDIKVEITHKDGSKEQFLTTSSINEGQWSWFKAGSALNMMAAAAKARVEKA from the exons ATGGCTTCTTCACGCTACCTCGTTCGAGGCGGCGCCTTCCTTTCTCGTCAACCCATCGCTAAGCGATCAATGGCGAccctctcttcctccataGGCGACAAGAAGGTTGAGATGTCGAATCTTGAAAAGGGCAAGTACATCAACTACCAGAGGATTGAAAACAATTTGCAGGTTGTCAGATCCAG ACTCAACCGACCGCTTACCCTCgctgaaaagattgtttatGGTCATTTGGACAATCCTCATGAACAAGATATAGAGCGAGGTGTTTCATATCTCAAACTTCGCCCGGAT CGCGTTGCTTGTCAAGATGCCACCGCTCAGATGGCTATTCTTCAGTTCATGTCTGCTGGACTTCCCCAAACGGCTGTCCCTACCTCTGTCCACTGTGACCATCTTATCCAGGCCCAGGTTGGCGGTGTCAAGGACTTGGCTCGTGCCATTGAGATCAACAAGGAAGTTTATGATTTCCTTGCTACTGCCTGTGCCAAGTACGGCATTGGTTTCTGGAAACCAGGATCTGGTATTAT TCACCAGATTATTCTCGAAAACTACGCCGTTCCCGGTCTTATGATGATTGGAACTGACTCTCACACTCCCAATGCCGGTGGTCTTGGAATGGTTGCTTGCGGTGTTGGTGGTGCCGACGCTGTCGATGTCATGGCCAATATTCCTTGGGAGCTGAAGGCCCCCAAGGTCATTGGTGTTTACCTAGATGGCAAGATGAGTGGCTGGACCACTCCCAAGG ACGTCATTCTGAAGGTTGCAGGTATCCTTACTGTTAAAGGTGGTACTGGTGCAATCATCGAGTACCACGGCCCTGGTGTCGAGTCTCTCTCCTGTACTGGTATGGCGACAATTTGTAACATGGGTGCCGAAATCGGTGCTACCACCTCCGTTTTCCCCTTCAACCACCGTATGGGCTCTTACCTCAAGGCTACCAACCGACCTCAGATTGCTCAGTATGCTGAGGAATTCAACCACAACCTTCAGCCTGATGAGGGATGTGAGTATGACCAACGAATTGAAATCAACCTCAACGAGCTTGAGCCTCATATCAACGGCCCCTTTACCCCCGACCTTGCCACCCCGATTTCCAAATTCGCTACTGAGGTTAAGAAGCACTCTTGGCCCTCCGAGCTCAAGGTCGGCCTTATTGGCTCTTGTACTAACTCATCTTACGAAGACATGTCTCGATCTGCGCACATTGCTAGAGAGGCTGCCGCTCACGGCCTCAAGGCCAAATCCCAATTTACCATCACTCCTGGTTCCGAGCAGGTTCGAGCCACTATCGCCCGAGACGGTATGGTCAAGGACTTTGAAGAAGTTGGTGGCATTGTTCTTGCCAACGCGTGTGGCCCTTGTATTGGTCAATGGGACAGGCGAGATGTGAAGAAGGGGGAGGCCAATTCTA TCATCACCTCTTACAACCGAAACTTTACTGGAAGGAACGATGCCAACCCTGCTACTCATGCTTTTGTTGCCTCTCCTGACCTTGTCACTGCCATGATCTTTGCTGGTGACCTCACCTTCAACCCCATGACCGACAGCCTCAAGGGCGCTGATGGCAAGGAGTTCAAGTTCTCAGATCCCTCTGGCTACGAGCTTCCCGCCAAGGGTTATGATCCCGGAGAGAACACTTTCCAGGAACCTCCCGTTGACGGTGCTACAGTCTCCGTTGCTGTTGCCCCCGATTCTGATCGACTTCAGCTCCTGAAGCCTTTCAAGGCCTGGGACGGtaaagatatcattgaggCTCCTGTTTTGATCAAAGCCAAGGGAAAGTGTACCACTGACCACATTTCTGCTGGTGGTCCTTGGTTAAAGTACCGAGGTCATCTCGAAAACATTTCTC AAAACTGTTTGATTGGTGCTATCAACGCTGACAACGGTAAGGCCAACGAGGTTCTCAACCAGGAGACTGGCGAGTACGGAGCTGTTCCTACCGTTGCCGCCTACTACAGAGACCACGATATCCCTTGGGTTGTTATCGGTGATGAAAACTATGGTGAAGGATCCTCTCGAGAACACGCTGCTCTTGAACCTCGATTCCTTGGTGGCCGAGCTGTTATCTGCCGATCTTTTGCCCGTATTCACGAGACAAATTTGAAGAAGCAGGGCATGCTTCCTCTTTGGTTTAAAGACCCCAAGGACTATGACAAGATCTCTGGCAATGACAAAATTTCTATCCTCGACCTTCAAAACTTTAAACCCGGCCGTGACATCAAGGTCGAAATTACTCACAAGGATGGTTCCAAGGAGCAATTCTTGACTACTTCTTCTATTAATGAGGGCCAATGGAGTTGGTTCAAGGCTGGTTCCG CCCTCAATATGATGGCTGCCGCCGCCAAGGCTCGCGTTGAAAAGGCTTAA